One stretch of Planctomycetota bacterium DNA includes these proteins:
- a CDS encoding sigma-54 dependent transcriptional regulator produces the protein MKILLADDERTIAVTLADALRAAGYHVTVASDGDQALRALAEDSFDCLITDMRLPRADGRAVLRRARELQPSCKVLLITAYASVEDAVAAVKEGAEDYLQKPFFNEDVVARVRRIERLVRLERENRELREELAGRRGFGALVGRSAKMQAVYDLIRSVAPSDANVLIEGESGTGKELVAEALHAHSPRREGPLVKMSCSVFPETLLEDELFGHVRGAFTDARADKPGRFERAHGGTLFIDDIDDMQPLPQVKLLRVIQEREVERLGSDRAVKVDVRLIAATKKDLWELVRAGRFREDLFHRLNVVKIRVPPLRERPEDIPLLVDHFMRLCGRGREYAVAPEVLEALQAYAWPGNVRELQHAVERAIVLAGEERVLKREHLLRPLGASSPEPPAGGPPATLAETIAEAEERHIRAVMAYTRGHRGEASRILGISRKTLWEKLRQYGIEE, from the coding sequence ATGAAAATCCTCCTGGCCGATGACGAGCGCACCATCGCCGTCACCCTCGCCGACGCCCTCCGGGCCGCCGGCTACCACGTTACCGTCGCCTCCGACGGCGACCAGGCCCTCCGGGCGCTCGCCGAGGACTCCTTCGACTGCCTGATCACGGACATGCGCCTGCCCCGCGCCGACGGCCGCGCGGTGCTCCGGCGGGCGCGGGAACTCCAGCCTTCCTGCAAGGTCCTGCTCATCACCGCCTACGCCAGCGTCGAGGACGCCGTGGCCGCGGTCAAGGAGGGCGCGGAGGACTATCTTCAGAAGCCCTTCTTCAACGAGGACGTCGTGGCCCGCGTCCGGCGCATCGAGCGCCTGGTGCGTCTGGAGCGGGAAAACCGCGAGCTGCGCGAGGAACTCGCCGGGCGCCGGGGGTTCGGGGCCCTCGTCGGCCGGTCCGCGAAGATGCAGGCCGTCTACGACCTCATCCGGTCCGTCGCCCCCAGCGACGCCAACGTCCTCATCGAGGGCGAAAGCGGCACCGGGAAGGAGCTCGTGGCCGAGGCCCTGCACGCCCACTCGCCCCGCCGGGAGGGCCCTCTCGTGAAGATGTCCTGCAGCGTCTTTCCCGAGACGCTTCTTGAAGATGAACTCTTCGGCCACGTGCGGGGAGCCTTCACCGACGCCCGCGCCGACAAACCCGGCCGGTTCGAACGCGCCCACGGCGGCACGCTCTTCATCGACGACATCGACGACATGCAGCCGCTTCCCCAGGTCAAGCTCCTGCGCGTCATCCAGGAGCGCGAGGTCGAGCGGCTGGGCTCCGACCGCGCGGTGAAGGTGGATGTGCGCCTCATCGCCGCGACCAAGAAGGATCTCTGGGAGCTCGTCCGGGCGGGACGCTTCCGCGAGGACCTCTTTCATCGCCTCAACGTCGTCAAGATCCGCGTCCCGCCCCTGCGGGAGCGTCCGGAAGATATTCCGCTTCTGGTGGACCATTTCATGCGCCTCTGCGGGCGCGGCCGGGAGTACGCGGTGGCCCCCGAAGTTCTCGAAGCGCTGCAGGCCTACGCGTGGCCCGGCAACGTCCGGGAGCTTCAGCACGCCGTGGAGCGCGCCATCGTGCTGGCGGGAGAGGAGCGCGTCCTCAAGCGGGAACATCTCCTGCGACCCCTGGGCGCCTCGAGCCCTGAGCCGCCCGCCGGCGGGCCGCCGGCCACCCTGGCCGAAACGATCGCCGAGGCCGAAGAGCGCCACATCCGCGCCGTTATGGCCTACACCCGCGGCCATCGGGGCGAAGCGTCGCGGATCCTCGGAATCTCCCGCAAGACCCTGTGGGAGAAGCTGCGGCAATACGGCATCGAGGAGTGA